One segment of Deltaproteobacteria bacterium DNA contains the following:
- a CDS encoding diiron oxygenase, translating into MAYAETTTLVATVPAAFDNNFAVRDQDMRNLYEKAKRDQWNASTDINWAKDFDPENGILPEGLIDIYGTKYWERLNRKEQLELNRHFSAWRISQLMYGEQFAMLVCSQLVNILPTLDSKFFMATQVVDEARHAEVLSRYALEKLGVSYPLTSSLKNLFEQILEMPQWYLKTVGTQLVAETLAVSLFRMFEQHSPDPLISSICKRILADESRHMGFGMLSLPEQMQELSGKERAEVEDFACEAAAGLLGGQFPREAYEAVGFSKAEVDDIKQMRHEIAQKNEYVFFRKYFKKDFHSSLWNNMARCGLMSDRAIARLGTMGIAAPQQAAAA; encoded by the coding sequence ATGGCCTACGCAGAAACGACGACTCTCGTTGCCACCGTGCCGGCGGCGTTCGACAACAACTTTGCCGTGCGCGACCAAGATATGCGCAACCTGTACGAAAAAGCCAAACGGGATCAATGGAACGCTTCTACCGATATCAACTGGGCAAAAGACTTCGATCCGGAAAACGGGATTTTGCCGGAAGGGTTGATCGATATTTATGGGACGAAGTACTGGGAACGGCTGAACCGTAAGGAACAGCTCGAACTGAACCGCCATTTTTCCGCGTGGCGCATTAGCCAGCTCATGTACGGCGAACAGTTCGCCATGTTGGTGTGCAGTCAGTTGGTCAATATCCTGCCCACGCTCGACTCCAAGTTTTTCATGGCGACGCAAGTGGTGGACGAGGCGCGACATGCTGAAGTCCTGTCCCGCTACGCGTTAGAGAAGCTGGGCGTTTCCTATCCCCTCACGTCCAGCCTCAAGAATCTGTTCGAGCAAATTCTAGAAATGCCGCAATGGTATCTGAAAACCGTGGGCACCCAGCTCGTGGCCGAAACCCTGGCGGTGTCGCTCTTCCGGATGTTCGAGCAACACAGCCCGGACCCGCTCATCAGCTCGATCTGCAAGCGTATTTTGGCCGACGAATCTCGTCACATGGGATTTGGCATGTTGAGTTTGCCCGAACAGATGCAAGAACTATCGGGGAAAGAGCGCGCCGAAGTGGAAGACTTCGCCTGCGAAGCCGCCGCCGGCCTGCTGGGTGGTCAATTCCCGCGCGAAGCCTACGAAGCCGTCGGTTTCAGTAAAGCCGAAGTGGACGATATCAAACAGATGCGTCACGAGATCGCGCAAAAGAACGAATACGTCTTTTTCCGCAAATACTTCAAGAAAGATTTCCACTCGTCGTTGTGGAACAATATGGCACGCTGCGGTTTGATGAGCGATCGTGCGATCGCGCGGCTGGGAACCATGGGCATCGCCGCTCCGCAGCAAGCGGCGGCTGCGTAA
- a CDS encoding flippase-like domain-containing protein, whose amino-acid sequence MKRQKLLHSLGAVLGLVLFSVVLWVLHRELQEYHYHDIVHHVREIPGQRLALALLLTVLNYFVLTGHDALAFRYLRYSLSYSKIALASFLGYTFSHNIGFALLSSASMRYRLYSTWGLSAGEIATVVAFNGVTFWFGVLLLGGIAFVWEPLPLPSSLQLPFFRSVHPLGVVFLLLVMAYLLFSAVRTTPLKIREWELPLPPLRLAIAQVVLSSLDWVLAASVLYVLLPAIDGFSYPRFLGVFILAQIAGVSSQLPGGLGVFETVILLFLSPLLPTPAILGTLVAYRGIYYLLPLGGATVLLAIHELLQKQETLRTLTDAFGRWTPVLTPQILALSTFLGGAILLFSGATPAIHSRLAWLNDFLPLPLIEVSHFLGSVVQVVALLGPAHTVDFEFPLADWMTDSTRKTAQLVLPEVEKLQGAKILCFYGSEEADSLCKDLAPSLARGVLLKGGHHFDGNY is encoded by the coding sequence ATGAAGCGACAAAAACTTCTTCACAGTCTTGGCGCGGTGTTGGGCCTTGTCTTGTTCAGTGTGGTGTTGTGGGTGCTCCACCGTGAGTTACAGGAGTACCATTACCACGATATCGTCCACCACGTTCGGGAAATTCCTGGCCAGCGTCTTGCTTTGGCGTTGCTGCTGACGGTCCTGAATTACTTTGTCCTCACGGGACACGATGCCCTCGCGTTTCGCTATCTCCGATATTCGCTGAGTTACAGCAAGATCGCGCTTGCGTCCTTTCTCGGGTATACCTTCAGCCACAACATCGGCTTTGCACTGCTCAGTAGCGCATCGATGCGCTATCGTTTGTATTCCACCTGGGGGTTATCGGCCGGAGAGATCGCCACCGTGGTTGCGTTTAATGGCGTGACTTTTTGGTTTGGCGTGTTGTTACTTGGGGGCATCGCTTTCGTATGGGAGCCGCTGCCGCTTCCTTCCTCTCTCCAACTGCCTTTCTTTCGGTCCGTTCACCCGCTCGGTGTGGTCTTCTTGCTTCTCGTGATGGCGTATCTGTTATTCAGCGCGGTAAGAACGACGCCGCTCAAGATCCGCGAATGGGAGCTGCCCTTGCCGCCGCTCAGGTTGGCTATCGCGCAAGTGGTCCTCTCCTCTTTGGACTGGGTGTTAGCTGCGAGCGTACTGTACGTGCTCCTGCCTGCAATTGACGGCTTTTCGTACCCACGGTTTCTTGGGGTCTTCATCCTAGCGCAAATCGCCGGGGTCAGTAGCCAGCTCCCGGGTGGGCTGGGGGTATTTGAGACAGTTATCTTACTTTTCCTCTCTCCGCTGTTGCCGACCCCGGCGATCCTTGGCACCTTGGTAGCCTATCGGGGGATTTACTACCTCCTCCCTCTCGGAGGCGCAACCGTTCTCCTCGCCATACATGAATTGTTGCAAAAGCAAGAAACTCTCCGCACACTCACGGACGCCTTTGGCCGGTGGACGCCGGTGCTGACCCCACAGATTTTGGCCCTCAGCACGTTTCTTGGTGGTGCGATTCTCCTGTTCTCTGGCGCAACGCCCGCCATCCACAGTCGCCTTGCCTGGCTAAACGATTTTTTGCCGCTTCCCCTCATTGAGGTCTCTCATTTTCTCGGCAGCGTGGTCCAGGTCGTGGCGCTGCTTGGCCCGGCTCATACCGTAGACTTCGAGTTTCCTCTGGCCGACTGGATGACTGACTCCACACGAAAAACTGCCCAGCTTGTCCTCCCGGAAGTGGAAAAGTTGCAAGGCGCGAAAATCCTCTGCTTCTACGGCAGCGAAGAAGCAGACTCGCTGTGTAAGGACTTGGCCCCGTCCCTCGCCAGAGGCGTTCTCCTGAAGGGCGGACACCATTTTGACGGGAATTACTAG
- a CDS encoding alpha/beta hydrolase — MPYALVRGVRLYYEDRGEGPPLLLIPGALGTGQSDFGPQLDDLPAEGIRVLAPDARGYGNSRPPEREFSLDFYRQDALDCAALMESIGCDSYAVGGWSDGAIIGLLLALQRPHNVSKLVAWGGNAYLTDEDIAAYEKTRLLSSWSPRMVHTMGQVYGARLQELWSAWCDAMQAMYRAGGDICRQRLGEIRCPTLLLQGQKDPLVPNFHADVLHQSIAGSRLHLFPNGKHNIHQAYAQEFNRVVVDFLRA; from the coding sequence ATGCCCTATGCGCTGGTAAGAGGCGTCAGACTATATTACGAAGATCGCGGCGAAGGGCCGCCGCTGCTGCTCATTCCCGGGGCACTGGGAACAGGGCAGTCGGACTTTGGACCGCAGCTTGACGACTTACCGGCGGAGGGAATTCGCGTGCTCGCCCCCGATGCGCGAGGTTACGGAAATTCACGTCCGCCCGAGAGGGAGTTTTCTCTCGATTTTTACCGACAGGACGCGCTCGATTGTGCCGCGCTCATGGAGTCCATCGGCTGCGACTCGTATGCCGTGGGCGGATGGAGCGACGGTGCCATTATCGGTTTGCTGCTCGCATTACAGCGACCACATAACGTGAGCAAGCTCGTGGCTTGGGGCGGCAACGCTTACCTGACGGACGAAGATATTGCCGCCTACGAAAAGACCCGTCTGCTTTCCTCATGGTCGCCGCGCATGGTGCACACCATGGGGCAGGTGTATGGCGCTCGGCTGCAAGAACTGTGGTCGGCTTGGTGCGACGCCATGCAGGCGATGTACCGCGCTGGCGGCGACATCTGCCGTCAACGTCTGGGGGAAATTCGCTGTCCGACCTTGCTGCTGCAAGGGCAGAAAGATCCTCTGGTCCCCAACTTTCATGCCGACGTGCTCCATCAAAGCATTGCCGGCTCACGTTTGCACCTCTTTCCCAACGGAAAGCACAACATCCATCAGGCGTATGCGCAAGAGTTCAATCGCGTGGTGGTGGACTTTCTCCGCGCGTAA
- a CDS encoding antibiotic biosynthesis monooxygenase gives MIVIAGTIPVKAEAREEARKLATMLEEATRKEPGCLAYTFYADRNDPNTFFIFEEWESDEALASHFQTEHMKQFMQQAPKILAGPPVAKKYTVTSAAPLSV, from the coding sequence ATGATCGTCATTGCCGGCACCATTCCCGTCAAAGCTGAAGCGCGCGAGGAGGCACGTAAACTCGCCACCATGCTCGAAGAAGCCACGCGCAAGGAACCCGGCTGCCTCGCCTATACGTTCTATGCCGACAGAAACGATCCCAACACGTTCTTCATCTTCGAGGAATGGGAATCCGACGAAGCCCTCGCCAGCCATTTCCAGACCGAGCACATGAAGCAATTCATGCAGCAAGCGCCAAAGATTTTGGCTGGCCCGCCGGTCGCCAAAAAATATACGGTCACTTCAGCAGCACCGTTGTCGGTCTGA
- a CDS encoding CinA family protein, with translation MQDLTTMGHAVGELLKERQHTIAVAESSAGGLISAALIAIPGASAFFLGGSVIYTLAARRVLLNLKDEEFTGVRASTEEYALRMARAVRQLFGTTWGISETGATGPTGNRYGDAAGHACVAVAGPVERVITIETRHSGREANMWMFTAAALELLEQSIRQSP, from the coding sequence ATGCAAGACCTCACCACTATGGGTCACGCGGTAGGAGAGCTGCTCAAGGAGCGGCAACACACGATCGCCGTGGCGGAGTCATCCGCCGGCGGGTTGATTTCTGCGGCATTGATTGCCATCCCTGGCGCCTCCGCCTTCTTTCTCGGCGGCAGCGTGATTTATACCTTGGCGGCACGGCGCGTTCTGCTCAATCTGAAAGACGAGGAGTTCACCGGCGTACGGGCCAGCACCGAAGAGTATGCCCTGCGGATGGCGCGCGCGGTGCGGCAGCTCTTCGGCACCACCTGGGGTATCAGCGAAACCGGCGCAACCGGGCCGACCGGCAATCGCTATGGCGACGCGGCAGGACACGCCTGTGTCGCTGTTGCTGGCCCGGTAGAGCGCGTCATCACCATCGAGACCCGCCACTCCGGTCGCGAGGCCAATATGTGGATGTTTACTGCTGCTGCGCTCGAACTGCTCGAACAGAGCATCCGTCAGAGTCCGTAA
- a CDS encoding DUF1003 domain-containing protein, giving the protein MTAHTVHCQICKKVKKLNTVVPAELVHPPIVELIVKEHPDWAPDGFICFADLNRFRGEYFEDLLSADQGELSVLESEVIKNLKAEEELISTNVNVEFDRQLTLGERVADRVAEFGGSWPFMFTFAAILICWIGLNSFAFFERPFDPYPYILLNLVLSCLAAIQAPVLMMSQNRQEAKDRLRSEHDYRVNLKAEIEIRHLTAKLDQLVTHQWQRLLEIQRLQLDLLEDRERKPPRGVED; this is encoded by the coding sequence ATGACCGCACATACGGTCCACTGTCAGATCTGCAAGAAAGTAAAGAAACTCAATACCGTGGTGCCGGCCGAATTGGTCCATCCGCCTATTGTCGAATTGATCGTCAAGGAGCACCCGGATTGGGCGCCGGACGGGTTTATCTGTTTTGCGGATCTCAACCGTTTTCGTGGGGAGTATTTCGAGGACCTTCTGAGCGCCGATCAGGGCGAGCTTTCCGTCCTGGAAAGCGAGGTGATAAAAAATCTGAAAGCGGAAGAAGAACTGATCTCGACCAACGTCAACGTGGAATTCGACCGCCAACTTACGCTCGGGGAACGAGTGGCCGATCGGGTAGCCGAATTCGGCGGTAGTTGGCCGTTTATGTTCACTTTTGCTGCCATACTGATCTGTTGGATCGGGCTTAATTCTTTCGCCTTCTTCGAGCGCCCCTTCGATCCCTACCCCTATATTCTGCTCAACCTCGTGTTATCCTGCCTCGCTGCCATCCAAGCCCCAGTCCTCATGATGAGCCAGAACCGTCAAGAGGCGAAGGATCGCTTGCGTAGTGAGCATGATTACCGGGTGAACCTGAAAGCCGAGATCGAGATTCGCCACCTTACTGCGAAGCTGGACCAGCTCGTGACCCATCAATGGCAACGGCTGCTGGAAATCCAACGGCTCCAGTTGGATTTGCTTGAGGACCGCGAGCGTAAACCGCCACGTGGAGTTGAAGACTAA
- a CDS encoding 2-hydroxychromene-2-carboxylate isomerase has protein sequence MAKVEFFYDYSSPWTYLAFTKISGVCQKYSATLEWRPILVGGIFNTVNPSVYEFRERGVPAKAKYAAKDMQDWARFYGLKIGSPTVFPVNSIKALRGALVALDHPEKFLRYSYRVFESYWGEDKDISKDEVLRGIVEEAGLDPQEYFDKINRQDYKDRIRVNTDEVMTRGGFGTPTIFVNGAMFFGNDRMVLIEEELRREQQGK, from the coding sequence ATGGCCAAAGTTGAATTCTTCTATGACTACTCCAGTCCGTGGACCTATCTCGCCTTCACCAAGATTTCCGGCGTGTGTCAGAAATACAGCGCCACGTTGGAGTGGCGTCCGATCCTCGTGGGCGGGATCTTCAATACCGTCAACCCCTCCGTCTACGAGTTTCGCGAACGCGGGGTGCCGGCAAAGGCGAAATATGCCGCCAAAGATATGCAAGATTGGGCACGCTTCTATGGGCTCAAAATCGGCTCACCCACGGTCTTTCCGGTGAATTCGATCAAAGCCCTACGCGGCGCGTTGGTGGCGCTCGACCATCCGGAAAAATTTCTGCGTTACAGCTATCGCGTTTTCGAATCGTACTGGGGCGAAGATAAGGACATCAGCAAGGACGAGGTGTTGCGCGGCATCGTGGAAGAAGCAGGGCTCGACCCGCAAGAATACTTCGACAAGATCAATCGCCAAGACTACAAAGATCGCATCCGCGTGAACACGGACGAGGTCATGACACGCGGCGGGTTCGGCACCCCGACCATATTCGTGAACGGGGCTATGTTCTTCGGCAACGACCGTATGGTGCTTATCGAGGAAGAACTCAGGAGGGAACAACAGGGGAAGTAG
- a CDS encoding nuclear transport factor 2 family protein, whose translation MATQRAAKTAKAVRKPTMAVKKLARRVQPTSRPAPARSAAKAAAPSDYEGVRQLLSRYCYALDRGQLGELSLLFHREAMFSVSFEGGQKHTGRDTIHAWYNRFYQARPGQYRYPRHKLFEPTISVTGATATASTYFDSDFVDPDGNVRIIAGRYDDVMVKERGQWFFKERTITVCYHYSPGKGEEGMKE comes from the coding sequence ATGGCTACTCAGCGCGCAGCAAAAACCGCGAAAGCAGTACGGAAGCCGACCATGGCTGTCAAAAAATTGGCACGCCGCGTCCAGCCAACCAGCCGTCCCGCGCCGGCACGCAGCGCAGCCAAGGCGGCGGCTCCGAGCGATTACGAAGGCGTGCGACAATTGCTCAGCCGCTATTGCTATGCCCTTGATCGCGGACAGTTGGGGGAACTGAGCCTGTTGTTCCACCGCGAGGCGATGTTTTCCGTGTCGTTCGAAGGCGGACAGAAACACACCGGGCGCGACACCATTCACGCGTGGTACAATCGCTTCTACCAAGCGCGGCCAGGACAGTACCGCTATCCACGGCACAAACTCTTCGAGCCCACGATCTCCGTAACCGGCGCCACCGCGACGGCTTCGACCTACTTCGACTCGGATTTTGTCGATCCGGACGGAAATGTCAGAATTATCGCCGGCCGTTACGATGACGTGATGGTCAAAGAGCGTGGGCAGTGGTTTTTCAAAGAACGCACTATTACCGTGTGTTATCACTACTCGCCGGGCAAAGGCGAAGAAGGCATGAAGGAGTAA
- a CDS encoding ABC transporter ATP-binding protein codes for MKKNLWRLAHLAAPYRGQFVVVALLAALATAAELVEPLIYRSAINDVSGVFVQRAADQSRGASLQPNSPPHHNPQGTSHLPQGAHRSHEPHRRHYVAPRTVTQMFSTLLWAVGLLFLTSLSARFFALAADNVCTAVANRIESDLIRSTFGHVLRLPLGFFSRRASGALVKQVDQSDQVAPIIAAFSKDIAPEVFRVVGIVAVMFTQNVPLTLVALATLPAYLFVVIRSTKRLESDLPAYYGLWEQMSSRIQDALTAVKTVKLCGAEQREVERLTSASRQAYAAYLARNRLTNRYAFWQSFLAQLGKALVLGFGGWKVLERQLTPGDVVMFVAYLDRLYDPIELLTSLTNTLQQHAASLQRALRLLDTSREENTGISLPPGLGRIEFADVYFGYVPERDVLHGVTLTLEPGTVTALVGPSGAGKTTLVDLLLRLYEPRAGTIFLDGQPLASLDPAAVRQVISVVSADGAVFRGTLADNICYKRPTATDAEVYTAALAAGLGRALDRLPEGLDTEIGEGGVGLSVGERQRLQLARVLVSAPRILILDEATANLDYATEAEVKHALNSMRHGRTTLVIAHRFSMVKDADRVVVLEAGRVADAGTPDELIARGGWFTHFAQSDTGGATDADAGGNTEHADPQN; via the coding sequence ATGAAGAAAAACCTCTGGAGGCTTGCTCATCTCGCTGCCCCGTATCGCGGGCAATTCGTGGTCGTTGCCCTGTTGGCAGCACTGGCGACGGCGGCGGAACTCGTAGAGCCTCTCATTTACCGCTCCGCGATTAACGACGTTTCGGGTGTCTTTGTCCAGCGTGCAGCCGACCAATCGCGGGGCGCATCTCTCCAGCCAAATAGTCCCCCTCACCACAATCCTCAAGGAACGTCCCACCTCCCGCAGGGCGCTCATCGTTCCCATGAACCCCATCGTCGCCACTACGTTGCTCCACGCACGGTCACTCAGATGTTTTCGACACTGCTTTGGGCGGTAGGGCTGCTTTTTCTGACTAGCCTGAGCGCTCGTTTCTTCGCCCTCGCTGCCGATAATGTCTGTACGGCCGTGGCGAACCGCATTGAGTCTGACCTCATTCGGTCTACGTTCGGGCATGTCCTCCGCTTGCCGCTCGGCTTCTTTAGTCGCCGCGCCAGCGGCGCGTTGGTCAAACAGGTCGATCAGTCTGATCAGGTCGCGCCCATCATCGCGGCATTTTCGAAAGATATTGCGCCTGAAGTGTTTCGCGTGGTCGGGATTGTCGCCGTCATGTTCACCCAAAATGTTCCGCTTACTCTGGTCGCGCTGGCTACCCTGCCAGCGTACCTCTTCGTGGTGATACGCTCGACCAAACGTCTGGAGTCCGATCTCCCCGCGTATTATGGTCTTTGGGAACAGATGTCCTCGCGGATTCAAGACGCCTTGACAGCGGTGAAAACGGTCAAGCTCTGCGGTGCCGAGCAACGGGAAGTGGAACGTCTGACTTCTGCTTCCCGACAGGCGTATGCCGCTTACCTGGCGCGCAATCGGCTGACGAACCGCTATGCGTTCTGGCAATCCTTCCTGGCTCAGCTTGGGAAAGCCCTGGTTCTCGGCTTTGGTGGTTGGAAAGTGCTGGAGCGCCAGCTCACGCCCGGGGATGTCGTGATGTTCGTCGCGTACTTAGATCGTTTGTACGATCCTATCGAGCTTCTTACGAGCTTAACCAACACCTTGCAGCAACATGCAGCCTCGCTGCAACGCGCTCTACGGTTACTGGACACCAGTAGAGAAGAAAACACTGGCATCTCCTTGCCGCCCGGTTTGGGGAGGATCGAGTTTGCCGATGTGTATTTTGGCTATGTCCCTGAGCGTGACGTGTTACACGGCGTGACGTTGACGCTAGAGCCAGGCACGGTCACCGCCCTAGTCGGCCCGTCGGGCGCGGGGAAAACCACCCTCGTAGATCTGCTTCTTCGCCTCTATGAACCACGGGCAGGGACAATCTTCCTCGATGGGCAACCCCTGGCGAGCCTCGATCCGGCCGCCGTGCGACAGGTCATCAGCGTGGTATCAGCCGATGGCGCGGTTTTTCGCGGAACGCTGGCAGACAACATCTGCTACAAGCGTCCGACCGCTACCGACGCGGAGGTGTACACGGCTGCTCTCGCGGCAGGACTTGGCCGGGCACTAGACCGCTTGCCAGAGGGACTCGACACCGAGATCGGCGAAGGTGGTGTTGGACTGTCGGTTGGGGAGCGACAACGGTTGCAGCTTGCCCGTGTCCTCGTGTCCGCTCCGCGCATTCTGATCCTCGATGAAGCGACGGCCAATCTGGACTATGCAACGGAAGCCGAAGTGAAGCACGCGCTGAATAGCATGCGCCACGGACGCACGACATTGGTGATCGCCCATCGTTTCTCCATGGTGAAAGACGCCGACCGCGTGGTGGTGCTCGAGGCTGGAAGAGTCGCCGATGCAGGCACGCCGGATGAATTGATTGCACGCGGCGGCTGGTTTACCCATTTCGCCCAGAGTGACACGGGAGGCGCAACTGATGCGGATGCCGGGGGAAACACCGAGCACGCAGACCCCCAGAATTGA
- a CDS encoding MATE family efflux transporter — protein sequence MRQPSAEGLREISRLALPIIASMASATVAGFVDTWMVALVGTAEVAAAMPAGITAYALTAFPLGITQCVSTFAAQALGRGEPREGAAYAWQGLYLSLIAGFSCLLLWPLAPIFFSLFGHGSEIVALEVTYFSIRLWGIGLSVAVGAMNGFFYGIHQPRVPLWAMIVDNIANVVLCYILIFGKFGAPALGLSGAALAFVFSFGAQLAVLMAVFLSPSYNAEFSTRVAWRPAWSRTRQLFHFGWPAGVQSAIDVLGWGVLIVLIVGQFGKEQLAASNIAIQYMSISFMPGIGLGQALTALVGRYIGEGKTALAVQRVYEGLFLSLCYMVLMGLMYLTLREPFMAFFNDDPKVIEWGKSILLCVALFQLFDGMNFTFSGALRGAGDTHWMAGLIIVLTVALFAPLSVGAVMFTDLQSIGPWLAGTLYSIILGLALWWRFARGKWREIDIFTTKSTEKAKEAVTFSSQEVAG from the coding sequence ATGAGACAACCTTCGGCAGAAGGACTGCGCGAGATTTCGCGTCTCGCGCTTCCTATCATTGCCTCCATGGCGTCGGCGACCGTAGCCGGGTTCGTCGATACCTGGATGGTGGCGCTGGTCGGCACGGCCGAGGTCGCTGCCGCCATGCCTGCCGGCATCACTGCGTATGCGCTCACGGCGTTTCCCCTCGGCATTACCCAGTGTGTCAGCACCTTCGCAGCCCAGGCACTGGGTCGTGGCGAGCCACGAGAAGGGGCAGCCTATGCGTGGCAAGGTCTCTATCTGAGCCTCATTGCCGGTTTCAGTTGTTTGCTGTTGTGGCCGCTCGCTCCGATTTTCTTTTCTCTCTTCGGCCACGGGTCGGAGATCGTCGCCTTAGAGGTTACCTACTTCTCTATCCGGCTCTGGGGCATCGGACTGTCAGTGGCGGTCGGGGCCATGAACGGCTTTTTCTACGGCATCCATCAACCGCGGGTTCCCCTCTGGGCCATGATTGTTGACAACATCGCGAATGTTGTCCTGTGCTACATTTTGATTTTCGGTAAGTTCGGCGCGCCGGCGCTCGGCTTGTCTGGAGCGGCATTGGCGTTCGTGTTCAGCTTTGGAGCGCAGTTGGCCGTTCTCATGGCCGTTTTTCTTTCGCCGTCGTATAACGCCGAGTTCTCCACCCGCGTCGCGTGGCGGCCGGCGTGGTCACGGACCCGTCAGCTCTTTCACTTCGGCTGGCCCGCCGGGGTGCAGTCGGCGATCGATGTGCTGGGCTGGGGAGTCCTGATCGTCTTGATTGTCGGACAGTTCGGGAAAGAGCAACTGGCAGCAAGCAACATCGCGATTCAGTACATGTCGATTTCCTTCATGCCCGGCATCGGCCTGGGACAAGCGCTCACGGCGCTCGTTGGCCGCTACATTGGCGAAGGCAAGACCGCCCTAGCCGTGCAGCGCGTCTACGAAGGATTGTTCTTATCGCTCTGCTACATGGTGCTGATGGGCCTGATGTATCTCACGCTACGCGAACCGTTCATGGCTTTTTTCAACGACGACCCCAAAGTCATCGAGTGGGGGAAAAGCATTCTGCTGTGCGTTGCGCTTTTTCAATTGTTCGATGGCATGAACTTCACCTTTTCCGGTGCGCTACGCGGCGCGGGCGATACCCATTGGATGGCCGGCCTTATTATCGTTCTTACCGTCGCGTTATTCGCCCCGCTGAGCGTGGGGGCGGTCATGTTTACCGATTTGCAATCGATCGGGCCATGGCTGGCGGGGACGCTCTACTCGATCATACTGGGGCTCGCCCTGTGGTGGCGCTTCGCTCGCGGCAAATGGCGGGAGATTGATATTTTCACCACCAAGAGCACGGAAAAGGCGAAGGAGGCGGTGACGTTTTCGTCGCAGGAAGTTGCCGGCTGA
- a CDS encoding TauD/TfdA family dioxygenase has protein sequence MALTFRQLHPHFFAEVSPVDLRRVQDRETLEQLRTGMDTYAVLVIREQTLTDNEHIAFAQRFDGQLHTKTGISALQKNRFGNEALADVSNLDENGELLKAEDRRRMYGLGNRLWHTDASFQDPPGRYSLLSAKVLPPIGAETEFADMRAAYDALPADFTAQLAGLRVHHSIAHSRQTLGFEFSEKEADLLKGAVHPLIRTLPHSQRKSLYVASHASKIIDWPVPEGRLLLRELMEHATQPEFVYRHQWRMGDLVIWDNRATMHRGRPFEDTRYRRELRRVTTLDVEPIRI, from the coding sequence ATGGCCCTAACATTTCGCCAACTGCACCCGCATTTCTTCGCCGAGGTGAGCCCGGTCGATTTACGCCGCGTCCAGGACCGCGAGACACTGGAGCAGTTGCGCACTGGCATGGACACCTACGCCGTCCTCGTCATCCGCGAACAAACCTTGACCGATAACGAGCACATCGCCTTCGCGCAACGTTTCGACGGCCAGTTGCACACCAAAACCGGGATTAGCGCTTTACAGAAAAATCGCTTCGGCAATGAAGCCTTAGCCGACGTTTCTAACCTCGATGAAAACGGCGAACTCCTTAAAGCTGAGGATCGACGACGGATGTACGGGCTAGGGAATCGTCTGTGGCACACTGACGCCTCGTTTCAAGATCCGCCGGGCCGTTACTCCTTGCTCTCGGCCAAGGTCCTCCCGCCGATCGGAGCAGAAACCGAATTTGCCGATATGCGGGCGGCGTACGATGCCCTGCCGGCGGATTTCACAGCCCAACTTGCAGGACTGCGCGTCCATCACTCGATTGCGCACTCACGCCAGACGCTCGGATTCGAGTTCTCCGAAAAGGAAGCAGACCTCTTGAAGGGCGCGGTCCATCCGCTGATCCGCACCTTGCCACATTCACAGCGTAAATCGCTCTACGTTGCGTCGCATGCCTCGAAGATCATCGACTGGCCAGTGCCCGAAGGGCGACTGCTTCTGCGCGAACTCATGGAGCACGCCACCCAGCCGGAGTTTGTCTATCGCCATCAGTGGCGGATGGGCGACTTGGTGATATGGGACAACCGCGCCACCATGCATCGCGGGCGTCCGTTCGAGGACACTCGCTATCGCCGCGAACTCCGCCGCGTCACCACCCTCGATGTCGAGCCGATCAGGATATAG
- a CDS encoding 4Fe-4S dicluster domain-containing protein yields the protein MTYIITRLCRDCVDTGCVAVCPVDCIYEYSGDDRAQFPNQLYIHPDECIDCGACEPECPWQAIFEEVSVPSVFVDDTPLNYAMKDAADQFKVSQHKKIQHPNADQIAENKKKWGWDG from the coding sequence ATGACGTATATCATCACGAGACTGTGCCGGGACTGTGTGGATACCGGTTGCGTGGCGGTATGCCCGGTCGATTGCATTTACGAATATAGCGGCGACGATCGCGCACAGTTCCCTAATCAGCTCTACATCCATCCTGACGAGTGTATCGACTGCGGGGCGTGCGAGCCGGAATGCCCGTGGCAGGCCATCTTCGAGGAAGTGTCGGTACCGAGCGTGTTTGTAGATGACACACCGCTCAACTACGCCATGAAGGATGCTGCCGACCAGTTCAAAGTCTCTCAGCACAAGAAAATCCAACATCCCAACGCCGACCAGATTGCCGAGAATAAAAAGAAGTGGGGTTGGGACGGGTAG